In Coregonus clupeaformis isolate EN_2021a chromosome 15, ASM2061545v1, whole genome shotgun sequence, one genomic interval encodes:
- the LOC121583196 gene encoding nuclear apoptosis-inducing factor 1, which produces MASNAKKRKMNFSEREVEIIVEEIEKQKHTLVNHFNAGVTHIAKNNAWIEILKKVNAVTTCPRELAEVKKKWSDMKTEVRRKVAQARAAIEETTTECTPVPVILTAMQQRICNLLGEATIISLPTGDPDAEITLPVTMSSATTVTLTESLQTASASCEETKSLDAETTYHTLEEGGVVEYCTTTEATPTVVTAVESHPVEMLTSVSSPPPHSQAKPQELKSRIALNSARLLQEQRVTNVHVRQIAQHLEGQNELLQMIRRSQEAQAYAQERQAQALEGTQAALLALVQMMRPALKDLRKFLQSGTDNSNTNNSSGAAAEGLEQRPKTPPPQAAEEG; this is translated from the exons ATGGCATCGAATGCCAAAAAGAGAAAAATGAATTTTTCAGAGAGGGAGGTCGAAATAATTGTGGAGGAAATAGAGAAACAAAAGCACACACTCGTTAACCACTTCAATGCTGGAGTCACTCACATAGCAAAGAATAACGCGTGGATAGAAATTCTGAAGAAGGTGAACGCTGTAACAACCTGCCCAAGAGAGTTGGCCGAAGTCAAGAAGAAGTGGTCGGATATGAAGACCGAGGTGAGGCGCAAAGTGGCCCAGGCTAGGGCGGCAATTGAGGAGACCACTACCGAGTGCACTCCGGTTCCCGTCATCCTCACTGCTATGCAGCAGCGTATTTGTAACCTCTTGGGAGAGGCGACTATCATCAGTTTACCTACTGGAGACCCAGATGCTGAGATAACTTTACCTGTTACTATGAGTTCAGCCACCACCGTGACACTCACAGAGA GCCTTCAGACAGCTTCAGCATCATGTGAGGAGACTAAATCCCTAGATG CCGAGACCACGTACCACACACTGGAGGAAGGCGGTGTGGTGGAGTACTGCACCACCACTGAAGCCACGCCCACCGTGGTGACCGCCGTGGAGTCGCATCCGGTGGAGATGCTGACGTCAGTGTCATCCCCTCCGCCGCACAGCCAGGCCAAGCCCCAGGAGCTGAAGAGCCGCATCGCCCTCAACTCAGCCCGGCTCCTCCAAGAACAGCGGGTCACCAACGTGCACGTGAGGCAGATCGCCCAGCACCTGGAGGGCCAGAACGAGCTACTGCAGATGATCCGGAGGTCCCAGGAGGCGCAGGCCTACGCCCAGGAGAGGCAGGCCCAGGCCCTGGAGGGAACCCAGGCAGCCCTGCTGGCCCTGGTTCAGATGATGAGGCCAGCTCTCAAGGACCTGAGGAAGTTCCTGCAGAGTGGGACAGACAACTCCAACACCAACAACAGCTCTGGGGCTGCTGCAGAGGGCTTAGAACAGAGGCCCAAGACCCCGCCTCCACAGGCAGCAGAGGAAGGCTAA